The genomic interval CAGGCGCTGCTTTTCGGCCTCGGGGATGCCGAGCTTGTCGTACGTGTTCTTAATGTCATCGGGCAGGTCCTCCCAGCTGGTGGCCTGCTTCTCGGTGGACCGCACGAAATACTTGATGTTGTCGAAGTCGATGCCGGAGAGGTCTGCACCCCAGGTGGGCATGGGCTTGCGGTCGAAGTACTTCAGGCCCTTGAGCCGGAGATCGAGCATCCATTGGGGCTCGCTCTTCTTGGCCGAGATGTCGCGGACGACTTCTTCATTGATACCGCGGCGGGCGTTGGCGCCGGCGTCGTTCTTGTCGGACCAGCCGTACTCGTACGTGCCGATGCCGTGGAGCTCGGGATTCTTTTCCAGAATCTCCGAGATCACAGTGTCTTCGGCTACCGCTTTCTCTGATAGTTGGTCCGTCATCACGGCCTTTCTTGCTGATGGTTGGTTACTTCATCCAGGCTGGCGGGGGCTGCCTGCGGGACCTGGTGTCCCCCTGCAGCCAGCCGGCCTGTGGGTATGTGGGTGGTGCAGACGTGTCCGCCGCGCGCCAGCGTGGACAGGCGGCGCACATCAACGCCGACGAGACGGGAGAACACTTCGGTCTCCACGTCGCAGAAGACAGGGAACTGGGCGGCGAGCTGCTGGATGGGGCAATGCCCCTGGCACAGCTGGACGCTGGACAGTGCTGCCGGCAGCGGGGCCTTGGCCTCGATCGAGGCGGCCGACGCTACGAAGCCATCCCGGCTCAGCGCTGTGGACAGTGCCTGCGCCCTGGCGGTGATGTCCGGTCCGGCCTGTTCGACCTCGGGTGCGTACCGGCGTTCCATGTCGGCAAAACGTTCGACGGCGAACGCGCGGACGGCGTCGTCGCCCGCCACCGCCTGGAGCTGCTTGAGCGCTAGGGTAGCGATGTCGAGGTAGTCGTTGCCAAGCGTGGACTGGCCCTGCGAGCTCAGGACGTAGCGGCGGGCGGGACGCCCCGCGCCGGCGCCGGCCTTGGCCACGCGCTTGACCTCAATAACCCCACTGCGGGCCAGGTGATCAAGATGCCTCCGGACCGCGGCGGGTGTGAAACCGAGCATGTCGCCGAGTTCCGCCGCGCTGATGGGGCCGTGCTCAAGCACGGCCCCAAGGACCCGGTCCCGTGTACGCTCGTCCGAGTCCGCCACCGGCACAGCGGCCACGTGGCCGCTGTCAGCGGCGGTACGCGGCGCCCGGTGCCCGGCAAACGGCACAGCAGCAGCATTGGTCATGGAATACACAACACAATCATGTCGTAATTTACTCCCCCGTACTAGTAAGGTCAGGCTGACCTTGCAGCCGGGGTCCCCTGCCGGGCCGCCAGTACTACATCGCGTAGAATGCTGGGGTGCGATCCCCCGAATCCCCGGTTCTGTCCATCAGCGGGTTAATTAAGGATGTTGGTCCGCTGGCTAGCCTGGACGGAAAAATGCTCCGGGTGGTCAACGGCGTATCCCTTATGGCCGAACGCGGCCAGGTCACGGCCCTCCTGGGCGCCAACGGAGCCGGAAAGACCACCACCATCGAATGCGCCCAGGGCCTGCAAAAGCGCAGCGGCGGCAGCATCTCGCTGCTCGGCCGGGATCCGGGCCGTTCGGGCGCTGACCTGCGGTCCCGCGTAGGCGTGATGCTTCAGGACGGCGGCCTCCCGCCGTCGGCCCGTCCCATCCCGCTGCTGCGGCACATCGCCGGAATGTACGCGCGGCCCCGCTCAGTTGACGAACTGGTGGAACGGCTCGGCATTGATACTTTCGCCAGGACCAGCGTGCGCAGGCTCTCCGGTGGGCAGAAGCAGCGTCTGGCCCTCGCCGCAGCACTGATCGGCAATCCGGAAGTCCTTTTCCTGGACGAGCCCAGCGCCGGCCTGGATCCCCAGTCCCGGCAACTGGTCTTCGAGCTGATCTCGGAACTGCGGGCGGCCGGGATGGGCATCATCCTGACAACACACCTGATGGACGACGCCCAGCGGCTGGCGGACTACGTGTACATCATCGACGCCGGCAGGAACGTCGCCGAGGGAACAGTTTCCCAGCTGCTGCAGCGGGACCCGGCTGTGGAGGCCGGCACGGACCATGTCCGCACCCTGGTGTTCGAGGCTCCCCCGGGGCTGGATTTCACCGGCGTGCTGCCCGATGCCATCGCCGTCTCTGAAACACGGGCCGGAAGCTACGTGGCCTCGGGTGCCCTGACACCCCACGATCTCGCGTCGTTGACCGCCTGGTGGGCAGCCCACAGCGTGATGCCCGGTTCCATGAGCCTGGCGGCACGAAGCCTGGAAGATGTCTTCCTGGACATCTCGGGAAAGGACATCCGATGACGGCTCCCGCAGGCACCCCCGCCCAAGGGGCACCGGCCACGCTGCTGCGCCGCATCCTGCTGCAGGGTAAGTACGAATCACTGACGATGCTCCGGAACGGCGAGCAGCTGATCCTTGCCGTCGTCCTGCCGCTTCTGGCGCTGGTGGGGCTCACCGTCACTCCTTTCCTGGACGGTTTCGGAGCCAGCCGCATCAATGTGGCCGTCCCCGGCATCCTGGCATTGTGCGCCATGTCCACGGCCTTCACCGGGCAGGGCATCGCCACCGGCTTCGACCGGCGCTACGGTGTTCTCCGGTTCCTGTCCACCACACCCCTGGGCCGCGAAGGCCTCATCGCGGGTAAGGTACTGGCGGTCCTGGCGGTGCTTTGCCTCCAGGTGGCAGTGGTGACGCTGGTGGCGATTCCGTTGGGCTGGCAGCCGCCTGCCTCCGGCTGGCTCCCCGGACTGTCACTGCTGGCCCTGGGCGCCGTGGCGTTCACCGCGCTGGGTCTCCTGGTGGCAGGCACAGTCCGGCCCGAGGCAACCCTCGCCATCACCAATCTGCTGTGGATCCTGCTGGGCGCCCTCGGAGGGATAGTCATCCCCGCGGAACGGCTGCCCGCGCTGGCGCAGGGAGCGGTCCACTACCTGCCCTCCGGCGCACTCGGCGAGGCTATGCGCGAAGCTTTCCTGCACGGCTCGTTGAACGGCGGCGCCGCGCTTATCCTGCTGCTCTGGACGGTTCTTGCCGGAGCAGCAGCCATCCGTTGGTTCAAGTGGAATTGAGATATCCGTGAGCACGGCTTCACGCCTCCCCCAGATCGCCGGCCGCCTTATCGCGAGGCTGCCCCGAACCGTGGACGCCAGCGTCCGCCGCCTCGCGGTGGCCTCCCTGGTTGGCCAGACGCTGCTGGTGGTGACTGGCGGCGCGGTGCGGCTGACCGCATCCGGCCTCGGCTGCCCCACCTGGCCGCGCTGCACCGAGACCTCTTTGGTCAACACTGCCGAAATGGGAATCCACGGCTTCATCGAGTTCGGCAACCGGCTGCTGACGTTCGCGCTTGCAGCGGTTGCGCTGGCCATGCTGGTGTACTTGTGGAACCTTCGCAAGGAACGCCGGGACCTCTTCCTGCTGGCGCTGGGCCTGCTGGCCAGCATCCCGGCACAGGCGGTGATCGGTGGCATCACCGTTCTGACCAACCTCAATCCGTGGGTGGTGGGCCTGCACTTCCTCGTTTCCATGGCCCTCGTGGTGATTGCCACGCTGCTCGTCAACCGGGCCTACGGCAGGACGGGCCGCCATGCCGGCGTCCAGCTCCCCGCCTTGCCGGGCGTTATGCGTCCGGTGGCTGCCGCCGTCGGGCTTTTCTCCGCCCTCGCCGTAATGCTCGGCGTAGTGGTGACCGGCTCCGGTCCCCACGCCGGTGACGCCGACGCGCCCCGCAACGGCCTGGACTGGGACCTGTTCTCCCACATCCATGCGGTTCCTGCGTACGTAATCACGGCCGGCACACTGTTCGCACTGGTGCTGGTCATTATCCGCCGGATCCAGGGCCCGTTCCGCACGTCCGTCCTGTTGCTGCTTGCCGTGACCCTGCTGCAGGCCGTCATCGGCTTCACCCAGTACTACAACGGCATCCCCGCGTTGCTGGTGGGCGCCCACATGCTGGGGGCGGCGCTGCTGATGAGCGCGGCAACAAACTCCGCCGACCTCGCCCGCTCGAGCCCGGTCTCTTAGCCTCCACCACTTTTTTCCCCGACGGAGTGCCACGGTTCCCATCGGACCGTGGCACCCCGCACTTAAGGACGCTCTCTCACTTAATGCAGGGAATCGGCAGACCCTCTCTCACTGCCTGCGGTGTTTCGCAGGATCTTCCCTTACCTCCTGGAGACAAAGAAGCGACCCTCCTTCACCGTTGGTGAGAGAGGGTCGCTAAGAAAGCTGCAGGTACTGATAGAGGGTCGGTAGAAAACCCACATTTAGTGAGAGAGCGTTGGTGGGTGCTGTTAACCGATGATTGCTGATCCGACGAACGGATCCACGGCCAATGCGATGAACAGCAGCGTCAGGTAACTGATGGAGCCGTGGAAGACCTTCATGGCGCGCTTGTCCGAGATGTCTTCGCGCTGCGCCCGGTTGTAGAGGGAGTGCGACTCGTAAAGGAACCATGCACCCGCCAACACTGCGGTGGCCGTGTAGACCCAGCCCGCGCCACCGGCGGGGACCAGCAGCAGCGTGCAGGCCACCATGGCCCAGGCGTAGAGGACCACCTGGACGGATACCACCTTGGCGCCGGCAATGGCGCCCAGCATGGGCACGTTGGCGTTGCGGTAGTCCTCGCCGTAACGCATCGAAAGCGGCCAGTAGTGCGGCGGCGTCCAGAGGAAGATGACCATGAACAGGATGACGGCCGGCCATTCGACGGTGTTGGTCACGGCGGCCCAGGCGATCAGCACCGGGAAGCAGCCCGCGGCTCCACCCCAGACAATGTTCTGTGCGGTGCGGCGCTTGAGGATGATGGTGTAGATGACTACATAGAAGAAAATTGCGGCTAATCCGAGCCACGCGGCCAGCGGGTTGGCGCCGAACCAGAGAATAACAATGGCTGCTGCCCCGAGCAGCCAGGAGAACACCAGCGCCTCGCGCGGGGTCACCTCGCCGGTGACGAGCGGACGGTTCTCGGTCCGGTGCATCAGTTTGTCGATGTCGCGGTCAAGGTAGCAGTTGAAGGCACCGGCACTGCCGGCAGCAAACGCGCCGCCGACCAGCGTGGCCAGGATCAGACCGATCGGCGGGAAGCCGCGCTCGGCGTAGATCATGGTGGGCAGGGTGCTGACCAGAAGCAACTCAATGACACGCGGCTTAGTGAGGGCGAAATACGCCTTGGCCTTACGGGCGAACCCGGCTCCCCCTCTGGTGCGGGAAGCATTAAGCGGCGTATCTGTTGTGCTCACGGTGGCAGTCACCCGTTCTGGTTGGCAGTTCTGTCTGGCGGTGCAGCTGTGTCTTGCGGCCGTTCGCCGGGCAGCCCGCCAATGGTCATCAGAAGAGGTCCCGGCAACGCCCCGGGTCTGCCGCCGCCCCTAAAGGGCCCGGCTACCGGCGTCGGCCTCCAAATATCATACCGTGCGCATTTGTAACAGATGCCCCCTGATTAGGCCCTGATGATTGCGCGCAGGGTGATTCGAGCAGATTAACTCAACCTCACGAAATGGCGATTCACATAAGGGGAAATTGCGTCCAAAAGGTGAGATTTGCACTGACCGCAGAGTGGAATCGAGCTAAGCTGTCACCAGATCAGCAAGCGGCAGAAAAGCGTTGGATAACGCGTTCCCGTAGCCCTGCTGAATGATAGATCAACGTTTCGATGGTGAACGGCTGGTACACACCGCAGCGGGCACCATAGCGTGCCCCGGAACGGATCCCGTGTACCGCCCACCATCAGCACAGAGAGGGGCCCGGTTTTCGTGCCACATTTGGAAGAGCAAGAACTGTCATGGACCAGCTTGGACCAGCGCGCGGTGGACACCATCCGCGTTCTGGCTGCGGATGCCGTCGAGAAGGTCGGTAATGGCCACCCGGGCACCGCCATGAGCCTGGCGCCCGCCGCCTACCTTCTCTTCCAGAAGCTGATGCGCCACGACCCGCGCAACCCGGACTGGCTGGGACGCGACCGGTTCATTCTGTCTCCCGGCCACACGTCGCTGACCCTTTACATCCAGCTGTTCCTGTCGGGCTACGGCCTGGAACTGAAGGACCTTGAGGCACTCCGGACCTGGGATTCCCTGACGCCGGGCCACCCGGAGTACAAGCACACCGCCGGTGTGGAGATCACCACCGGGCCGCTGGGCCAGGGCCTGGCCTCGTCGGTCGGGTTCGCCTACTCCCAGCGCCGGATGCGCGGCCTGTTCGACGCCGATGCTGCGGCCGGCGAAAGCCCCTTCGACCACACCATCTGGGTTATTGCCTCCGACGGGGACCTGCAGGAAGGCGTGACGTCCGAGGCGTCCTCGCTGGCCGGCCACCAGGAACTGGGCAACCTTGTAGTTGTCTACGATGAGAACCACATCTCCATCGAGGACGACACCGACATCTCCTTCACCGAGGATGTCGTCAAGCGCTACGAAGCCTACGGCTGGCACACCCAGCGCGTCGACTGGACCAAGACCGGCGAATACAAAGAGGACGTGCAGGAGCTTTACTCCGCACTGCTCGCCGCCAAGGCCGAGACGTCCAAGCCCTCCATCATTTCGCTGCGCACGATCATCGGCTACCCGGCGCCCAAGAAGCAGAACACAGGCAAGATCCACGGTTCCGCACTGGGTGCAGAGGAAGTCGCAGGCCTGAAGTCCGTGCTGGGCTTCGACCCCGCCAAGTCCTTCGACGTTGACCAGGAAGTCCTGGCCCACGCCCGCTCCGTCGTGGACCGCGGCGCCGCTGCCAAGAAGGAATGGGAAGAGTCCTTCAACGCCTGGCAGGCCGCCAACCCCGAAGGCTCCGCACTCCTGCAGCGCATCGAGGCCCGCGAACTGCCCGACGGCCTGGATGCCGCGCTTCCGGTCTTCCCGGCCGGCAAGGACGTCTCCACCCGCGCCGCTTCCGGCAAGGTCCTGAACGCACTCGGACCGGTCATGCCGGAACTCTGGGGCGGCTCCGCCGACCTCGCCGAGTCCAACAACACCACCATCGAAGGCTCGCCGTCGTTCGTGCCCGCCTCCAAGCAGACCGACACCTGGTCCGGCAACCCCTACGGCCGGGTCCTGCACTTCGGCATCCGCGAGCACGCCGCCGCATCGATCGTGAACGGCATCGCCCTGCACGGCCGGACCCGCGCGTTCTCCGGCACGTTCCTGATCTTCAGCGACTACCAGCGGCCCGCCATCCGGCTCGGCGCCCTGATGGGTGTTCCGTCCCTGTATGTCTGGACGCACGACTCCATCGGCCTGGGTGAAGACGGCCCCACCCACCAGCCGGTGGAACAGCTCGCTTCCCTGCGCGCCATCGTGGGCCTGGACGTGGTCCGCCCCGGCGACGCCAACGAGGTCGCGGTGGCATGGAAGACCATGCTTGAGAACCACGAGAACCCGGCCGGCATTGTCCTGACCCGCCAGAACATCCCCACCTACGCCCGTGGTGAAAACGCAGCCGACGGCGACACGTTCGGTTCCGTTTCGGGTGTGGCCAAGGGCGGCTACGTCCTGGCTGAAGCATCCAAGGACGGCGCCACCGTGCCCGCCGACGTGATCCTCATCGGTACCGGCTCCGAGGTCCAGCTGGCCGTCCAGGCCCGCGAAGCCCTCCAGGCCGAAGGCATCGCTGCCCGCGTTGTCTCCATGCCGTGCGTGGAGTGGTTCAACAAGCAGGACGCCGCTTACCGCGAGTCCGTGCTCCCCGCTGCCGTCAAGGCCCGGGTCTCCGTCGAGGCCGGGCTGGCCCTGGGCTGGAGGGAATTCGTCGGCGACGCCGGACGTTCCATCTCGCTCGAGCACTATGGCGCTTCCGCCGACTACAAGCGCCTTTTCCAGGAGTTCGGCATCACCGCGGCGGCTGTCGCCGCCGCTGCCAAGGACTCCCTCGCTGGCCTGCAGGCCTGAACCAGATTTTAGGAGATATCACCATGACTACCCCTACACAGCAGCTCTCCGACGCCGGAGTATCCATCTGGCTCGATGACCTTTCCCGCAGCCGCCTTGAGACCGGCACGCTGCAGAAGCTGATCGAAGAGAAGAACGTTGTTGGTGTGACCACCAACCCGTCCATCTTCCACGCCGCCATCACGGCCGGCACGGACTACGACGCCATCATCGCGGCGCAGGCAGCAGCCGGCGCCAGCGTCGAGGAGACCATCTTCGAAATCACCACCACCGACGTCGCCGACGCCTGCGACCTCTTCGCACCGGTGGCAGCAGCCACCAACGGTGTTGACGGCCGCGTGTCCATCGAAGTTGACCCGCGCCTTGCCTGGGACACGGCCGGCACCATTGCCGAAGCCAAGCACCTTTACAAGAAGGTCAACAAGGACAACGTCCACATCAAGATCCCGGCAACCCTTGAAGGCCTCGAAGCGATCACCGCGACGCTGGCCGAGGGCATCAGCGTCAACGTGACCCTGATCTTCTCGCTCGAGCGCTACCGCGCCGTCATCAATGCCTTCCAGTCCGGCCTGGAGCAGGCCAAGGACAACGGCCACGACCTGTCCAAGATCCACTCGGTTGCGTCGTTCTTCGTGTCCCGCGTGGACTCCGAGATCGACAAGCGCCTTGACGCCATCGGCACCGACGAGGCCAAGGCACTCAAGGGCAAGGCAGGCGTGGCCAACGCACGCCTGGCGTACCAGGTCTACGAGGAGCTCTTCGCCACCGAACGCTGGGCACTGCTGGCTGAAGCCGGCGCGCTCCCCCAGCGTCCGCTGTGGGCCTCCACCGGCGTCAAGGACCCGGCTTACCCGGACACCCTGTACGTGACCGAACTGGCCGCCCCCGGCGTCGTGAACACCATGCCGGAGAAGACCCTGGATGCCACGTTCGACCACGGCGTCGTCACCGGCGACACCGTCTCCGGCACGTACACCGAGGCCAACGCCACGCTGGACGCACTGGACGCACTGGGTATCTCCTACAACGAGGTTGTCGCCCTCCTCGAATCCGAAGGCCTGGACAAGTTCGTGGCCAGCTGGAAGGAACTCCTGGGCGACGTCGAAGGTGCCCTTGCCGTTGCACGGAAGGCCTCCTAACCCACTATGAGCACTCTCAGCTACGACGCCACCGGTGCCGCGCAGCAGGCACTCGAGCAGCACCTGCCCGCCCTCGTGGCGGACCGCATCGCCACCCGGATCTTCGCCAAGGACCACACCCTGTGGGGTCCCGACGCCGAGGCCGAGTCCGCTGTCCGCCTCGGTTGGGTGGAGGCGGCCACCGTCTCACAGGCCCTCGTGGCCGGCATCCTCGAGCTCCGTGATGCCCTCAAGGCTGACGGCGTGACCCGCATCGTGCTTTGCGGCATGGGCGGATCTTCGCTGGCTCCCGAGGTCATCGCCGGCACCGCTGGCGTCGAGCTGACAGTGCTGGACAGCACCGACCCCGACCAGGTCCGTGCTGCCCTCGCAGACCGGCTGGCCGAAACCGCGATTGTGGTTTCGTCCAAGTCCGGTTCAACCCTGGAGACCGACTCCCAGCGCCGGATCTTCGAGCACGCCTTCACCGAGGCCGGCATCGATGCGAAGAGCCGGATCATCATTGTCACCGATCCCGGTTCCCCGCTGGATAAGGCATCGCGTGAGGCCGGCTACCGCGCCGTCTTCAACGCCGATCCGAACGTGGGCGGCCGCTACTCGGCCCTCACCGCATTCGGGCTGGTCCCGTCGGGCCTGGCCGGTGTGGATATCCAGGCCTTCCTGGATGAGGCCGAGGAAGCCGCCGAGATCCTGAACGAGGACGCCGCCGAGAACATCGGTCTGGCCCTCGGAACAGCCCTGGGCGGAACCAACCCGCTGCGCAACAAGATTGTCATCGCCGAGGACGGCTCAGGCATTGTGGGCTTCGCGGACTGGGCCGAACAGCTCATCGCCGAATCCACCGGCAAGCTCGGTACCGGCGTCCTGCCGGTGGTTGCCGGACCCACGTCGCCGGAGGTCACCTCCGGCGCCGCAGACGTCCTGGT from Pseudarthrobacter sp. SSS035 carries:
- a CDS encoding helix-turn-helix transcriptional regulator produces the protein MYSMTNAAAVPFAGHRAPRTAADSGHVAAVPVADSDERTRDRVLGAVLEHGPISAAELGDMLGFTPAAVRRHLDHLARSGVIEVKRVAKAGAGAGRPARRYVLSSQGQSTLGNDYLDIATLALKQLQAVAGDDAVRAFAVERFADMERRYAPEVEQAGPDITARAQALSTALSRDGFVASAASIEAKAPLPAALSSVQLCQGHCPIQQLAAQFPVFCDVETEVFSRLVGVDVRRLSTLARGGHVCTTHIPTGRLAAGGHQVPQAAPASLDEVTNHQQERP
- the tkt gene encoding transketolase; this encodes MEEQELSWTSLDQRAVDTIRVLAADAVEKVGNGHPGTAMSLAPAAYLLFQKLMRHDPRNPDWLGRDRFILSPGHTSLTLYIQLFLSGYGLELKDLEALRTWDSLTPGHPEYKHTAGVEITTGPLGQGLASSVGFAYSQRRMRGLFDADAAAGESPFDHTIWVIASDGDLQEGVTSEASSLAGHQELGNLVVVYDENHISIEDDTDISFTEDVVKRYEAYGWHTQRVDWTKTGEYKEDVQELYSALLAAKAETSKPSIISLRTIIGYPAPKKQNTGKIHGSALGAEEVAGLKSVLGFDPAKSFDVDQEVLAHARSVVDRGAAAKKEWEESFNAWQAANPEGSALLQRIEARELPDGLDAALPVFPAGKDVSTRAASGKVLNALGPVMPELWGGSADLAESNNTTIEGSPSFVPASKQTDTWSGNPYGRVLHFGIREHAAASIVNGIALHGRTRAFSGTFLIFSDYQRPAIRLGALMGVPSLYVWTHDSIGLGEDGPTHQPVEQLASLRAIVGLDVVRPGDANEVAVAWKTMLENHENPAGIVLTRQNIPTYARGENAADGDTFGSVSGVAKGGYVLAEASKDGATVPADVILIGTGSEVQLAVQAREALQAEGIAARVVSMPCVEWFNKQDAAYRESVLPAAVKARVSVEAGLALGWREFVGDAGRSISLEHYGASADYKRLFQEFGITAAAVAAAAKDSLAGLQA
- a CDS encoding heme o synthase, producing MTATVSTTDTPLNASRTRGGAGFARKAKAYFALTKPRVIELLLVSTLPTMIYAERGFPPIGLILATLVGGAFAAGSAGAFNCYLDRDIDKLMHRTENRPLVTGEVTPREALVFSWLLGAAAIVILWFGANPLAAWLGLAAIFFYVVIYTIILKRRTAQNIVWGGAAGCFPVLIAWAAVTNTVEWPAVILFMVIFLWTPPHYWPLSMRYGEDYRNANVPMLGAIAGAKVVSVQVVLYAWAMVACTLLLVPAGGAGWVYTATAVLAGAWFLYESHSLYNRAQREDISDKRAMKVFHGSISYLTLLFIALAVDPFVGSAIIG
- a CDS encoding ABC transporter permease, coding for MTAPAGTPAQGAPATLLRRILLQGKYESLTMLRNGEQLILAVVLPLLALVGLTVTPFLDGFGASRINVAVPGILALCAMSTAFTGQGIATGFDRRYGVLRFLSTTPLGREGLIAGKVLAVLAVLCLQVAVVTLVAIPLGWQPPASGWLPGLSLLALGAVAFTALGLLVAGTVRPEATLAITNLLWILLGALGGIVIPAERLPALAQGAVHYLPSGALGEAMREAFLHGSLNGGAALILLLWTVLAGAAAIRWFKWN
- the tal gene encoding transaldolase codes for the protein MTTPTQQLSDAGVSIWLDDLSRSRLETGTLQKLIEEKNVVGVTTNPSIFHAAITAGTDYDAIIAAQAAAGASVEETIFEITTTDVADACDLFAPVAAATNGVDGRVSIEVDPRLAWDTAGTIAEAKHLYKKVNKDNVHIKIPATLEGLEAITATLAEGISVNVTLIFSLERYRAVINAFQSGLEQAKDNGHDLSKIHSVASFFVSRVDSEIDKRLDAIGTDEAKALKGKAGVANARLAYQVYEELFATERWALLAEAGALPQRPLWASTGVKDPAYPDTLYVTELAAPGVVNTMPEKTLDATFDHGVVTGDTVSGTYTEANATLDALDALGISYNEVVALLESEGLDKFVASWKELLGDVEGALAVARKAS
- a CDS encoding ABC transporter ATP-binding protein, which translates into the protein MRSPESPVLSISGLIKDVGPLASLDGKMLRVVNGVSLMAERGQVTALLGANGAGKTTTIECAQGLQKRSGGSISLLGRDPGRSGADLRSRVGVMLQDGGLPPSARPIPLLRHIAGMYARPRSVDELVERLGIDTFARTSVRRLSGGQKQRLALAAALIGNPEVLFLDEPSAGLDPQSRQLVFELISELRAAGMGIILTTHLMDDAQRLADYVYIIDAGRNVAEGTVSQLLQRDPAVEAGTDHVRTLVFEAPPGLDFTGVLPDAIAVSETRAGSYVASGALTPHDLASLTAWWAAHSVMPGSMSLAARSLEDVFLDISGKDIR
- a CDS encoding heme A synthase produces the protein MSTASRLPQIAGRLIARLPRTVDASVRRLAVASLVGQTLLVVTGGAVRLTASGLGCPTWPRCTETSLVNTAEMGIHGFIEFGNRLLTFALAAVALAMLVYLWNLRKERRDLFLLALGLLASIPAQAVIGGITVLTNLNPWVVGLHFLVSMALVVIATLLVNRAYGRTGRHAGVQLPALPGVMRPVAAAVGLFSALAVMLGVVVTGSGPHAGDADAPRNGLDWDLFSHIHAVPAYVITAGTLFALVLVIIRRIQGPFRTSVLLLLAVTLLQAVIGFTQYYNGIPALLVGAHMLGAALLMSAATNSADLARSSPVS